Proteins from a genomic interval of Paenibacillus sp. FSL H8-0048:
- the gcvT gene encoding glycine cleavage system aminomethyltransferase GcvT, which yields MDALRRTPFYDLYAAYAESRCIDFGGWELPVQFTGIVKEHEAVRERAGLFDVSHMGEFMVTGSGAEAFLQRMTTNDVSRLKDGAAQYTLMLYPSGGVVDDLLVYRLGEERYMLVVNASNIDKDFQWLQEHLTAEFGGVTLKNISDETLLLAVQGPLAETILAKVTQVSLTELKPFHFIEQAEVCGVTVLLSRTGYTGEDGFELYAPADTAAALWNGLLAAGAPHGLTPAGLGARDTLRFEAKLPLYGQELSADITPLEAGVQFFVKLDAGDFIGRDALLKQKEAGLPRRLVGLEMVDRGIPRSHYPVYADGVKIGEVTTGTQSPTLKRNLGLALLDAAYTEPGTEVYVEIRGKQLKAAIIKAPFYKRSQGVKPQ from the coding sequence ATGGATGCTTTGAGAAGAACGCCTTTTTATGACCTCTATGCGGCTTATGCGGAGTCCAGATGTATTGATTTCGGCGGCTGGGAGCTGCCGGTGCAGTTCACGGGCATCGTGAAGGAGCATGAAGCCGTCCGTGAACGGGCCGGACTGTTCGATGTCTCGCATATGGGAGAATTCATGGTTACCGGGAGCGGCGCGGAAGCTTTCCTGCAGAGAATGACCACCAATGATGTCAGCCGCCTGAAAGACGGCGCAGCGCAGTACACCCTGATGCTCTACCCAAGCGGCGGAGTGGTCGACGATCTGCTCGTATACCGGCTGGGTGAAGAACGTTACATGCTTGTCGTCAATGCGTCCAACATCGATAAGGACTTCCAGTGGCTGCAGGAGCATCTAACCGCTGAATTCGGCGGCGTCACCCTGAAAAATATCTCGGATGAGACGCTGCTGCTCGCCGTGCAGGGGCCGCTCGCGGAGACGATTCTGGCAAAAGTCACGCAGGTGTCTCTAACAGAGTTAAAACCGTTCCACTTCATCGAACAGGCTGAAGTCTGCGGCGTCACCGTCCTGCTCTCCCGTACCGGATATACTGGTGAGGATGGCTTCGAGCTATATGCTCCCGCAGATACGGCAGCAGCACTCTGGAACGGCCTGCTGGCTGCTGGCGCTCCGCATGGTCTGACGCCTGCCGGACTCGGCGCACGCGATACCCTGCGTTTCGAGGCCAAGCTGCCGCTGTACGGCCAGGAGCTGTCGGCGGATATCACTCCGCTCGAAGCGGGTGTCCAGTTCTTCGTGAAGCTGGATGCAGGGGATTTCATCGGCCGTGATGCCCTGCTGAAGCAGAAGGAAGCCGGTCTGCCCCGGCGTCTTGTGGGCCTGGAGATGGTCGACCGCGGCATTCCCCGCTCCCACTATCCCGTGTACGCGGACGGAGTGAAGATCGGTGAAGTAACGACCGGCACCCAATCCCCTACCCTGAAGCGGAATCTCGGACTCGCCCTGCTGGACGCTGCCTATACGGAGCCGGGCACAGAGGTGTACGTGGAGATTCGCGGCAAGCAGCTCAAGGCTGCCATAATCAAAGCCCCATTCTACAAAAGAAGCCAAGGAGTGAAGCCGCAATGA
- the gcvPA gene encoding aminomethyl-transferring glycine dehydrogenase subunit GcvPA, which produces MKHRYLPMTEQDRTEMMEAVGIQSIDELFADIPQSVRYQGTLPMSGALDEYALLRHMKRLADKNADFDTHASFLGAGLYDHHVPVVINHVISRSEFYTAYTPYQPEISQGELQAIFEFQSYICELTGMKVANASMYDGATALSEAAVLAAGATKRKKLIVSRTVHPEARQVLRTSANAWGLQIVEIDYADGVTDLTKLADAIDSDTAAVLVQSPNFFGGIEDLRQIEPLIHAVKGLLVVSANPIALGVLESPGRLGADIVVGDAQPLGIAASLGGPTCGFFAVAEPLMRRMPGRIVGQTVDRNGKRGFVLTLQAREQHIRREKATSNICSNQALLALSASVYLSVMGKEGMREVGELNIRKSHYAAGRLAEITGAELVFTAPFFNEFVLKLPEGSSVSTVNSKLLKEGYLGGYDLGRDYPELAGHMLVAVTEKRSKTEIDEFASALEGCV; this is translated from the coding sequence ATGAAGCACCGCTATCTGCCTATGACTGAGCAAGACCGCACAGAAATGATGGAAGCCGTAGGCATCCAGTCCATCGATGAGCTGTTCGCCGATATTCCGCAGTCTGTCCGTTACCAGGGAACCCTGCCGATGTCCGGCGCTCTGGACGAATATGCACTGCTTCGCCATATGAAGAGGCTCGCAGACAAGAATGCCGACTTCGACACCCACGCCAGCTTCCTTGGTGCCGGATTATACGATCACCATGTTCCGGTCGTCATCAACCATGTGATTTCACGTTCGGAATTTTATACCGCCTATACCCCTTACCAACCGGAGATCAGCCAGGGTGAGCTTCAGGCGATTTTCGAATTCCAGTCCTATATCTGTGAACTGACCGGAATGAAGGTCGCCAATGCCAGTATGTATGACGGCGCAACGGCCCTGTCCGAAGCGGCTGTGCTGGCCGCAGGCGCCACCAAACGCAAGAAGCTGATTGTCTCCCGTACGGTTCACCCGGAAGCGCGTCAGGTGCTGCGCACCTCCGCCAACGCCTGGGGCCTGCAAATTGTTGAGATTGACTATGCTGACGGGGTAACGGATCTCACCAAGCTGGCCGATGCCATCGACAGCGATACCGCTGCTGTTCTGGTCCAGTCCCCCAACTTCTTCGGCGGGATTGAGGATCTGCGCCAGATTGAGCCGCTGATCCATGCGGTCAAAGGACTGCTCGTGGTCAGCGCGAACCCCATTGCGCTTGGCGTGCTGGAATCCCCCGGACGGCTTGGCGCAGACATCGTAGTCGGCGACGCGCAGCCGCTGGGTATCGCCGCCTCGCTGGGCGGCCCTACCTGCGGATTCTTCGCGGTGGCTGAGCCGCTCATGCGCCGGATGCCGGGCCGGATCGTCGGCCAGACGGTTGACCGGAATGGCAAGCGCGGCTTCGTGCTGACGCTGCAAGCCCGCGAACAGCATATCCGCCGGGAGAAGGCGACCTCGAATATCTGCTCCAACCAGGCGCTACTAGCGCTGTCTGCTTCCGTCTACCTGTCCGTGATGGGCAAGGAGGGCATGCGCGAGGTGGGTGAGCTGAACATCCGCAAGAGCCACTATGCCGCTGGGCGGCTGGCTGAAATCACTGGTGCAGAGCTTGTCTTCACTGCCCCGTTCTTCAATGAATTCGTCCTGAAGCTCCCGGAGGGCAGCAGTGTGAGTACAGTGAACTCCAAGCTGCTGAAGGAAGGCTATCTGGGCGGTTATGACTTAGGCCGGGATTATCCCGAGCTGGCCGGACATATGCTGGTTGCCGTAACGGAGAAACGAAGCAAGACCGAAATTGACGAATTCGCAAGCGCACTGGAGGGCTGTGTATGA
- the gcvPB gene encoding aminomethyl-transferring glycine dehydrogenase subunit GcvPB yields the protein MKPEQSLIFELSRPGRSAYSLPLCDVPKDEGLDALIPGGLLRSEPVVLPEVSEVDVIRHYTALSRRNFGVDNGFYPLGSCTMKYNPKINEDVARFPGLSKIHPYQPEESIQGALELMYTLQKDLAALTGMDAVSLQPAAGAHGEWTGLMMIRAYHESRGEVRSKVIVPDSSHGTNPASAAAAGLETVTIPSNGKGMVDLEALKAAVGSDTAALMLTNPSTLGLFETQIVEIAAIVHEAGGLLYYDGANSNAIMGITRPGDMGFDVVHLNLHKTMSTPHGGGGPGAGPVGVKAKLIPFLPQPTVAQNGDGSFTLDCGGPESIGRVKAFYGNFGILVRAYAYIRTYGPDGLREVSENAVLNANYMMHRLAPYFEIPFPGVCKHEFVMSGKNLKQYGVRTLDVAKRLLDFGYHPPTVYFPLTVEECMMIEPTETESKETLDGFIETMIRIVKEAEETPEIVINAPHTTEISRLDETQAARKPVLNCSCG from the coding sequence ATGAAACCGGAACAAAGTCTGATTTTTGAATTAAGCCGTCCCGGCCGCTCGGCCTACTCCCTGCCTCTGTGTGATGTGCCGAAGGACGAAGGCCTTGATGCACTCATTCCCGGAGGGCTGCTGCGCAGTGAGCCGGTTGTGTTACCTGAAGTATCCGAGGTGGATGTGATCCGCCACTATACCGCCCTGTCCCGCCGCAACTTCGGAGTCGATAACGGCTTCTATCCGCTCGGCTCCTGCACGATGAAATACAACCCCAAGATCAACGAGGATGTCGCCCGCTTCCCGGGACTCTCCAAGATCCATCCGTACCAGCCGGAGGAGAGCATCCAGGGTGCGCTTGAACTGATGTACACGCTGCAAAAGGATCTTGCCGCCCTGACCGGCATGGATGCCGTATCCCTGCAGCCTGCTGCCGGTGCCCACGGCGAGTGGACCGGCCTGATGATGATCCGCGCCTACCATGAGAGCCGCGGTGAGGTCCGCTCCAAGGTCATCGTGCCCGATTCCTCGCACGGCACCAACCCGGCAAGCGCCGCAGCCGCCGGTCTTGAGACAGTCACCATCCCGTCCAACGGTAAGGGCATGGTTGACCTTGAGGCGCTGAAGGCAGCTGTCGGCAGTGACACCGCTGCGCTGATGCTCACGAACCCGAGTACCCTCGGCCTCTTCGAGACGCAGATCGTCGAGATTGCCGCGATTGTCCATGAAGCGGGCGGACTGCTCTATTATGACGGAGCGAACTCCAACGCGATTATGGGCATCACCCGCCCGGGCGATATGGGCTTTGATGTGGTGCATCTCAACCTGCACAAGACGATGAGTACGCCGCATGGCGGCGGGGGGCCGGGAGCCGGACCGGTCGGCGTGAAGGCGAAGCTGATCCCGTTCCTGCCGCAGCCTACAGTGGCGCAGAACGGGGACGGCAGCTTCACACTGGACTGCGGCGGGCCGGAATCGATTGGCCGCGTCAAAGCCTTTTACGGCAACTTCGGGATTCTCGTCCGTGCTTATGCGTACATCCGCACCTACGGTCCTGACGGCCTGCGTGAGGTGTCCGAGAACGCAGTGCTGAACGCCAACTATATGATGCACCGGCTGGCCCCTTACTTCGAGATCCCCTTCCCGGGCGTCTGCAAGCATGAATTCGTCATGTCCGGCAAGAACCTTAAGCAATACGGTGTCCGTACCCTCGATGTAGCCAAACGGCTGCTCGACTTCGGCTATCATCCGCCAACCGTCTACTTCCCGCTGACAGTAGAGGAATGTATGATGATTGAACCTACCGAGACCGAGAGCAAGGAGACGCTCGACGGCTTCATTGAGACCATGATCCGAATCGTTAAGGAAGCCGAAGAGACGCCGGAGATAGTGATTAACGCACCGCATACGACTGAAATCAGCCGCCTGGATGAGACGCAGGCCGCGCGTAAGCCGGTACTCAACTGTTCTTGCGGTTAA
- the gcvH gene encoding glycine cleavage system protein GcvH — MSEVLDNLLYSEEHEWAQQGEGRVVRVGITDHAQHLLGDIVFVEFPEVGAAISAGDSVGSIESVKTVSELYSPVSGKVTKINDALEASPELINDQPYGDGWIFELELDTEFAEAVTGLLDAAAYKELVGE; from the coding sequence ATGAGTGAAGTGCTTGACAACCTGCTATACAGCGAAGAGCATGAGTGGGCGCAGCAGGGCGAGGGACGCGTAGTACGTGTAGGGATTACGGATCATGCGCAGCATCTGCTGGGCGATATCGTGTTTGTAGAATTTCCGGAAGTGGGCGCGGCGATCTCAGCAGGCGACAGTGTGGGCAGTATCGAATCTGTGAAGACCGTATCGGAGCTATATTCACCCGTATCCGGTAAGGTGACCAAGATCAACGATGCGCTGGAGGCCAGCCCGGAGCTGATCAATGACCAGCCTTACGGAGACGGGTGGATTTTTGAGCTGGAGCTTGATACTGAGTTCGCAGAGGCAGTAACCGGCCTGCTGGATGCGGCTGCGTACAAGGAACTGGTTGGGGAATAA